The following coding sequences are from one Aethina tumida isolate Nest 87 chromosome 2, icAetTumi1.1, whole genome shotgun sequence window:
- the LOC109597573 gene encoding uncharacterized protein LOC109597573 produces MYLTLILCLVCFTRAEIHNPKVHEDSKEHDHIRSVRNPNDHVSREIHRPPVFDYKSALQQDHQKNRYALQQQADLVNLPGLKDQTGISHILSHDNLQQQSGLRLRGQNNGKRRPNNQHGTVKLEEKRAVPSFEEVEDWQPMIPRHMRSEQRSDEEIMKNNLELMKVNAPKETGLKADKEIRRSNKKLKQNSYFAKEDDLQTESTQTTKVLINRQDHLDTSGQSQYIYIQPNILKNNFGIDGKDAEKILKNVSPNLQKYDRNYSVLKDLIGKNPNVQLEGLKKLLERTNSNAIFPVVQGAQPFKPSILQHTPEPNNHDQIINQIPNVEHSNSKSILEALQAQLDASSKEQASNVLAQAHQQALAHVEAQHKAIALAAERAKQEAFAKIAAQNSGFNQPQALPLTAPAPQQVQAHNVVVVSPITPINYKNHVAQTYVSSTEPSYNAITQQPPTDHDAYSAQQVAPQQAYDVQHESLATNTVQIGGQSNNAEDHDTEQSKNTAIPAPISYSKPLSFQSTKPDVQLYAPNHNHHQLLALLQAEKVVASQIKKQNEALIDAQAHKEAARQNGLLLHQGTENHKTVELQIHQNIDRPAVPNTSYQEVVMETEHKTENKIYARSKNHRDEHNDLQYAAKYAFGYRIKDNKMGNDFGHEEKREEKTVKGQYHVLLPDGRIQNVEYYADDSGYHAKVSYQNIAHH; encoded by the exons aTATTGTGCTTAGTGTGCTTCACTAGGGCAGAAATTCATAATCCTAAAGTTCACGAAGATTCCAAAGAACATGACCACATTAGATCAGTAAGAAATCCCAATGATCATGTCTCTCGAGAAATACACCGCCCACCAGTATTTGACTACAAAAGTGCTTTACAACAAGACCACCAGAAGAACAGATATGCCCTGCAACAACAGGCTGACTTAGTCAATTTACCCGGCTTGAAAGACCAGACAGGAATAAGTCATATTTTGAGCCACGATAATTTGCAACAACAATCAGGTTTAAGGCTCAGAGGACAAAATAATGGGAAACGTAGACCTAACAATCAACATGGTACAgtcaaattagaagaaaaacgTGCTGTTCCTTCATTTGAAGAAGTTGAAGATTGGCAACCGATGATACCACGCCATATGAGGTCAGAACAGAGAAGTGACGAAGAAATAATGAAGAACAATTTGGAATTAATGAAAGTAAATGCTCCGAAGGAAACAGGTTTGAAAGCAGACAAGGAAATCAGgagaagtaataaaaaattgaaacagaaTAGTTACTTTGCCAAAGAGGACGACTTGCAGACCGAGTCAACTCAAACAacgaaagttttaattaacaggCAAGACCACCTTGATACTTCCGGGCAatcacaatatatttatattcagccgaatattctgaaaaataatttcggTATTGATGGTAAAGATGcagaaaaaattttgaagaatgtTTCTcccaatttacaaaaatatgacaGAAATTATTCGGTGTTGAAAGATCTTATTGGTAAAAATCCTAATGTTCAGTTGGagggtttaaaaaaattgttggagAGGACAAACTCTAATGCCATTTTTCCAGTTGTTCAAGGGGCTCAACCGTTTAAGCCATCAATTCTACAACATACTCCGGAACCAAACAATCacgatcaaataattaatcaaattccgAATGTTGAGCACAGTAACAGTAAATCAATATTGGAGGCTTTACAAGCCCAATTGGATGCATCTTCAAAAGAACAAGCTTCTAATGTTCTTGCTCAGGCACACCAGCAGGCTCTGGCACATGTTGAAGCTCAGCACAAAGCCATAGCTTTAGCAGCTGAACGTGCAAAACAAGAAGCTTTTGCTAAGATAGCTGCCCAGAATAGTGGATTTAATCAACCACAAGCTCTGCCATTAACAGCACCAGCTCCCCAACAAGTTCAAGCTCACAATGTTGTCGTTGTTTCACCTATTAcaccaattaattataagaatcACGTGGCTCAAACTTATGTAAGTTCCACAGAACCAAGTTACAATGCCATAACTCAACAACCTCCAACTGACCATGATGCTTACTCAGCACAACAAGTTGCTCCTCAACAAGCATATGATGTTCAACATGAATCACTCGCCACCAATACGGTTCAAATTGGGGGCCAAAGTAATAACGCCGAAGATCACGACACGGAACAGTCGAAGAACACGGCGATACCTGCACCGATAAGCTATTCCAAGCCACTGTCGTTCCAATCTACAAAGCCTGACGTCCAACTTTACGCTCCAAACCACAACCACCATCAACTTCTTGCTCTGCTGCAAGCTGAAAAAGTGGTTGCGTCACAAATAAAGAAGCAAAACGAAGCCCTCATTGACGCTCAGGCACACAAGGAAGCGGCCAGACAAAACGGCCTGCTTTTGCATCAAGGAACGGAAAATCACAAGACAGTCGAACTGCAAATCCATCAAAACATAGATCGGCCTGCGGTGCCTAATACTTCGTATCAAGAGGTGGTGATGGAGACGGAGCACAAGACTGAGAACAAAATTTACGCAAGATCGAAGAATCATCGCGATGAACATAATGAT CTTCAGTACGCTGCCAAATACGCCTTTGGCTACAGAATAAAGGACAACAAAATGGGCAACGACTTCGGGCACGAGGAGAAAAGGGAAGAAAAAACTGTAAAGGGACAGTACCATGTTTTATTGCCGGATGGAAGAATTCAAAATGTAGAATACTACGCCGATGACAGTGGATATCATGCTAAAGTTTCATACCAAAATATTgctcatcattaa
- the LOC109606611 gene encoding uncharacterized protein LOC109606611, with product MADNPDRAATSEVGSESRFESGSGSGSGGSEVKWESLLEQQNRNFLALLQALRPPSNQVSVELPEFDPDTENADAQAWISTADMCISDKSMSGAPLIILLSKALRGQASSWLSKVTYPEMTWSEFKDIFASRYHCPETTATVFLNFLNNKPKDDECLASYAARQMTSLMTRCSNLTREEILASAVLAHIASFEPRTRRLAITSDIDTRAKLLKELTVFFLYEKEINDERLRPQPQ from the coding sequence atggccgATAATCCTGACCGCGCTGCGACATCAGAAGTGGGATCTGAATCAAGATTTGAATCAGGATCAGGATCTGGATCTGGTGGAAGTGAAGTGAAGTGGGAGTCGCTATTGGAACAACAAAATAGGAACTTTTTGGCTCTTCTACAAGCTCTGCGGCCACCGTCGAATCAGGTCAGTGTAGAATTGCCAGAGTTTGATCCGGATACAGAGAACGCTGATGCACAAGCTTGGATCTCGACGGCAGATATGTGCATTTCGGACAAATCAATGAGTGGTGCTCCCTTGATAATTTTGCTTAGTAAAGCTTTAAGGGGTCAAGCATCCTCTTGGCTATCAAAAGTGACATACCCGGAGATGACGTGGTCGGaatttaaagacatttttgcGTCAAGATATCATTGTCCCGAAACAACAGCGactgtttttctaaatttcctaAACAATAAGCCAAAGGATGATGAATGTCTTGCATCGTATGCAGCTCGCCAAATGACGTCGCTAATGACTAGGTGTTCGAATCTGACAAGAGAAGAAATTCTAGCGAGTGCAGTTCTTGCACATATCGCATCATTCGAACCCAGGACTCGTCGACTTGCGATTACCTCCGACATCGATACAAGAGCTAAACTGCTAAAAGAACTGAccgtttttttcttatatgaaAAGGAAATCAACGACGAACGACTTCGACCACAACCCCAATAA
- the LOC126264485 gene encoding uncharacterized protein LOC126264485 has translation MADNSDRAATSEVGSESGSGSGSGSGSGGSEVKWESLLEQQNRNFLALLQALRPPSNQVSVELPEFDPDTENADAQAWISTADMCISDKSMSGAPLIILLSKALRGQASSWLSKVTYPEMTWSEFKDIFASRYHCPETTATVFLNFQNSKPKDDECLASYAARQMTSLMTRCSNLTREEILASAVLAHIASFEPRTRRLAITSDIDTRAKLLKELTVFSYMKRKSTTNDLDHNPNKKPKLPMASTICCNCGKLGHKSDKCRSSRNNENQMSRPSTSRGHPSFNGPNSTKPSIACFKCGRQGHFASRCTVPNHLGASPQSKGSTEDHPSRKSRATHRCNTTRRIYENPTELSPSWRNQTDHLNSEEKKEIIKHCTKYKDVFFKPDDSLTFSNQITHRIRTTDEIPVFTKTYRYPFVHREEVKNQINNMLEQGIIRPSHSPWSAPIWVVPKKSDASGKKKWRIVVDYRKLNEKTIDDKYPIPNINDVLDKLGRCNYFSTLDLASGFHQIEMHPDDIQKTAFNTENGHYEYVRMLFGLKNAPATFQRVVTELENR, from the exons atggccgATAATTCTGACCGCGCTGCGACATCAGAAGTGGGATCTGAATCAGGATCTGGATCAGGATCTGGATCTGGATCTGGTGGAAGTGAAGTGAAGTGGGAGTCGCTATTGGAACAACAAAATAGGAACTTTTTGGCTCTTCTACAAGCTCTGCGGCCACCGTCGAATCAGGTCAGTGTAGAATTGCCAGAGTTTGATCCGGATACAGAGAACGCTGATGCACAAGCTTGGATCTCGACGGCAGATATGTGCATTTCGGACAAATCAATGAGTGGTGCTCCCTTGATAATTTTGCTTAGTAAAGCTTTAAGGGGTCAAGCATCCTCTTGGCTATCAAAAGTGACATACCCGGAGATGACGTGGTCGGaatttaaagacatttttgcGTCAAGATATCATTGTCCCGAAACAACAGCGactgtttttctaaatttccaAAACAGTAAGCCAAAGGATGATGAATGTCTTGCATCGTATGCAGCTCGCCAAATGACGTCGCTAATGACTAGGTGTTCGAATCTGACAAGAGAAGAAATTCTAGCGAGTGCAGTTCTTGCACATATCGCATCATTCGAACCCAGGACTCGTCGACTTGCGATTACCTCCGACATCGACACAAGAGCTAAACTGCTAAAAGAACTGACCGTTTTTTCTTATATGAAAAGGAAATCAACGACGAACGACCTCGACCACAACCCCAATAAAAAGCCTAAATTACCAATGGCTTCAACAATATGTTGCAATTGTGGGAAATTGGGTCATAAATCGGACAAGTGTCGGAGCTCAAGAAATAATGAGAACCAGATGTCGAGACCCAGTACCTCGAGGGGACACCCATCATTCAATGGACCAAATTCGACGAAGCCATCGATTGCCTGTTTCAAGTGTGGACGACAAGGACACTTTGCGTCACGTTGTACTGTACCCAACCACTTAGGCGCCAGTCCGCAATCGAAGGGATCAA CCGAGGACCATCCATCGAGGAAATCCAGAGCAACACATAGATGCAACACAACAAGAAGAATCTACGAGAATCCAACTGAGTTAAGTCCATCGTGGAGAAACCA GACTGATCATCTAAattcagaagaaaaaaaagaaatcatcAAACACTGCACAAAATATAAAGACGTCTTCTTTAAACCAGATGATAGTCTAACCTTCAGTAATCAAATTACACACAGGATTCGTACTACAGACGAAATACCTGTTTTTACTAAAACATACAGATACCCCTTCGTACATCGCGAGGAGGTAAAGaatcaaattaacaatatgttaGAACAGGGCATAATCCGTCCTAGCCACTCTCCTTGGTCCGCCCCTATTTGGGTAGTACCTAAAAAATCAGACGCTTCCGGAAAGAAAAAATGGCGAATAGTTGTGGATTAtcgcaaattaaatgaaaaaacaatagatGATAAATATCCAATACCAAACATAAATGATGTCCTGGACAAACTAGGACGTTGCAATTATTTCTCCACTCTAGATTTAGCCAGCGGTTTCCATCAAATCGAAATGCACCCCGACGATATACAAAAAACGGCTTTTAATACCGAAAACGGCCATTACGAATACGTCCGCATGCTTTTCGGTCTAAAGAACGCCCCGGCGACTTTCCAAAGAGTTGTAACAGAGCTAGAAAACCGTTAA
- the LOC109597582 gene encoding uncharacterized protein LOC109597582 isoform X2: MDTVGYLLLLSSFSIVSVYGNLVIKEIKGPNSIENGAEDVAILDCDFEASNNENNIVLKWFYNGDLEQIFQWIPPRPTVSRIGKFKDNIDAHYNVTNDKNTMYRALKLDNIQPNMSGNYTCKVSSDQSEVQMTKQLIIYEPAKSGLEMAIFPNDSTVTCTANGVFPKPEINISVIGNTTLNVDEKELISQDDDTFNITKVLIYDNSTIKENVMFVCNMTIPGTEYSTAKYLEHSIDNSAVPKLPGFSTGFVLLFVSLVFLLVK, encoded by the exons tttcagTGTATGGCAACCtagtaataaaagaaataaaaggtCCAAATTCAATAGAGAATGGAGCGGAGGATGTGGCAATCTTAGATTGTGATTTCGAAGCAtcaaacaatgaaaataatatagtgTTGAAATGGTTCTACAACGGTGATCTCGAACAAATCTTCCAATGGATTCCACCCCGTCCGACGGTGTCCAGAATTGGAAAATTCAAAGACAACATAGATGCACATTATAACGTCACCAATGACAAAAACACCATGTACAGAGCTCTAAAGTTGGACAACATACAACCTAACATGTCTGGAAATTACACTTGTAAAGTCAGTAGTGATCAAAGCGAAGTCCAAATGACAAAACAGCTTATAATCTATG AACCTGCTAAATCAGGATTGGAAATGGCAATCTTTCCAAATGACTCAACAGTTACATGTACCGCAAATGGAGTGTTTCCTAAGccagaaattaatatatctgtAATAGG aaatacaaCCCTTAACGTGGATGAAAAGGAATTGATATCACAAGACGAcgacacatttaatattacaaaagtgTTAATATATGACAACTCCACAATCAAGGAAAATGTAATGTTTGTGTGCAACATGACAATTCCTGGAACAGAATATTCAACCGCCAAATATCTGGAGCATTCAATAG ATAATTCAGCGGTACCCAAATTACCAGGATTCTCAACaggatttgttttattattcgtAAGTTTAGTTTTCTTACttgtaaaatga
- the LOC109597582 gene encoding uncharacterized protein LOC109597582 isoform X1, with protein MDTVGYLLLLSSFSIVSVYGNLVIKEIKGPNSIENGAEDVAILDCDFEASNNENNIVLKWFYNGDLEQIFQWIPPRPTVSRIGKFKDNIDAHYNVTNDKNTMYRALKLDNIQPNMSGNYTCKVSSDQSEVQMTKQLIIYEPAKSGLEMAIFPNDSTVTCTANGVFPKPEINISVIGNTTLNVDEKELISQDDDTFNITKVLIYDNSTIKENVMFVCNMTIPGTEYSTAKYLEHSIEEEPEEQIKESDIVEDFYYTESITLFNASGNNSSQDNSAVPKLPGFSTGFVLLFVSLVFLLVK; from the exons tttcagTGTATGGCAACCtagtaataaaagaaataaaaggtCCAAATTCAATAGAGAATGGAGCGGAGGATGTGGCAATCTTAGATTGTGATTTCGAAGCAtcaaacaatgaaaataatatagtgTTGAAATGGTTCTACAACGGTGATCTCGAACAAATCTTCCAATGGATTCCACCCCGTCCGACGGTGTCCAGAATTGGAAAATTCAAAGACAACATAGATGCACATTATAACGTCACCAATGACAAAAACACCATGTACAGAGCTCTAAAGTTGGACAACATACAACCTAACATGTCTGGAAATTACACTTGTAAAGTCAGTAGTGATCAAAGCGAAGTCCAAATGACAAAACAGCTTATAATCTATG AACCTGCTAAATCAGGATTGGAAATGGCAATCTTTCCAAATGACTCAACAGTTACATGTACCGCAAATGGAGTGTTTCCTAAGccagaaattaatatatctgtAATAGG aaatacaaCCCTTAACGTGGATGAAAAGGAATTGATATCACAAGACGAcgacacatttaatattacaaaagtgTTAATATATGACAACTCCACAATCAAGGAAAATGTAATGTTTGTGTGCAACATGACAATTCCTGGAACAGAATATTCAACCGCCAAATATCTGGAGCATTCAATAG aaGAAGAACCTGAAGAACAAATCAAAGAATCTGATATTGTAGAAGATTTTTATTACACTGAGAGTATCACCCTCTTTAACGCATCTGGGAACAACTCAAGTCAAG ATAATTCAGCGGTACCCAAATTACCAGGATTCTCAACaggatttgttttattattcgtAAGTTTAGTTTTCTTACttgtaaaatga